The following coding sequences lie in one Pseudorca crassidens isolate mPseCra1 chromosome 2, mPseCra1.hap1, whole genome shotgun sequence genomic window:
- the TMEM53 gene encoding transmembrane protein 53 isoform X2, whose protein sequence is MVFFSESLGIPSLRVLAQKLLELLFDYEVEKEPLLFHVFSNAGVMLYRYVLELLQTHRRFCHLRVVGTIFDSGPGDGNLLGALRALAAILEPRPAALRLLLLVAFALVAVLFHVLLAPLTSLFHTHFYDRLLDAASRWPELYLYSRADEVVLARDVERMVEARLAHRVLVHSVDFKSSAHVSHLRDYPTYYTSLCVNFMRSCVRC, encoded by the coding sequence ATGGTCTTCTTCTCTGAGTCCCTGGGCATCCCTTCACTTCGTGTCTTGGCCCAGAAGCTGCTTGAGCTGCTCTTTGATTACGAGGTTGAGAAGGAGCCCCTGCTCTTCCACGTCTTCAGCAACGCCGGCGTCATGCTGTACCGATACGTGCTGGAGCTCCTGCAGACCCACCGGCGCTTCTGCCACCTGCGTGTGGTGGGCACCATCTTTGACAGTGGTCCTGGCGACGGCAACCTGCTGGGGGCTCTGAGGGCGCTGGCAGCCATCCTGGAGCCCCGGCCTGCCGCGCTGCGCCTGCTGCTCCTGGTGGCCTTTGCCCTGGTGGCAGTCCTGTTCCACGTCCTGCTGGCGCCACTCACCTCCCTCTTCCACACTCACTTCTATGACAGGCTGCTCGACGCAGCCTCTCGCTGGCCAGAGCTCTACCTCTACTCCAGGGCCGACGAGGTGGTCCTGGCCAGGGACGTGGAGCGCATGGTGGAGGCACGCCTGGCGCACCGGGTCCTGGTGCACTCTGTGGACTTCAAGTCATCTGCACATGTCAGCCATCTCCGTGACTACCCTACTTACTACACGAGCCTCTGTGTCAACTTCATGCGCAGCTGCGTCCGGTGCTGA
- the TMEM53 gene encoding transmembrane protein 53 isoform X1: MASAQLDYTIEIPDQPCRSREDSPNQGGKEAGTRQPLVILLGWGGCTDKNLAKYSAIYHKRGCIVIRYTAPWHMVFFSESLGIPSLRVLAQKLLELLFDYEVEKEPLLFHVFSNAGVMLYRYVLELLQTHRRFCHLRVVGTIFDSGPGDGNLLGALRALAAILEPRPAALRLLLLVAFALVAVLFHVLLAPLTSLFHTHFYDRLLDAASRWPELYLYSRADEVVLARDVERMVEARLAHRVLVHSVDFKSSAHVSHLRDYPTYYTSLCVNFMRSCVRC; encoded by the exons AGGACAGCCCCAACCAAGGTGGGAAGGAGGCGGGGACTCGACAGCCTTTGGTGATTCTCTTGGGCTGGGGTGGCTGCACCGACAAGAACCTGGCCAAATACAGTGCCATCTACCACAAAAGG ggCTGCATTGTGATCCGATACACAGCCCCCTGGCACATGGTCTTCTTCTCTGAGTCCCTGGGCATCCCTTCACTTCGTGTCTTGGCCCAGAAGCTGCTTGAGCTGCTCTTTGATTACGAGGTTGAGAAGGAGCCCCTGCTCTTCCACGTCTTCAGCAACGCCGGCGTCATGCTGTACCGATACGTGCTGGAGCTCCTGCAGACCCACCGGCGCTTCTGCCACCTGCGTGTGGTGGGCACCATCTTTGACAGTGGTCCTGGCGACGGCAACCTGCTGGGGGCTCTGAGGGCGCTGGCAGCCATCCTGGAGCCCCGGCCTGCCGCGCTGCGCCTGCTGCTCCTGGTGGCCTTTGCCCTGGTGGCAGTCCTGTTCCACGTCCTGCTGGCGCCACTCACCTCCCTCTTCCACACTCACTTCTATGACAGGCTGCTCGACGCAGCCTCTCGCTGGCCAGAGCTCTACCTCTACTCCAGGGCCGACGAGGTGGTCCTGGCCAGGGACGTGGAGCGCATGGTGGAGGCACGCCTGGCGCACCGGGTCCTGGTGCACTCTGTGGACTTCAAGTCATCTGCACATGTCAGCCATCTCCGTGACTACCCTACTTACTACACGAGCCTCTGTGTCAACTTCATGCGCAGCTGCGTCCGGTGCTGA